Genomic window (Ruminococcus flavefaciens AE3010):
GCCCGGCGTGACCCACAAAGGATCCCGAAGATACTGTATGTACAGATAAATGACAGACATCATCAGCACATGATGAACAAGCCTCATTATGTATATCGGGACAGGTCTTATGACAGAAGCTTTCAGAAGCATCTGGATCCCGACGTTTGCCATAGCTGATATGAGAATAAATGTTAATATGCACATTATTATGCGGAATTTCTTCTTTTCGCTGCCGATATACGACTGCTTGATGAAAACTCCCATTATGATGCAAAGAGCCATGACCGTAATATCACCTACAGGACTGTACAGTCCCAGGTTAAGGTCAGAAGCCGTAAACATATATTCACCCCCCTAATTAACAGCATAAAAAAACACGCTATTACTCATTTATATTATATCATACAAGCACCATAAAGTCAACAATTTTTCTCAATTATATTAATTGTATTTTGTATGTGTTGCAATACGTTCAGTATTAGAAAATAGTCTCATATGGACATGAAATATTAATATTTTATTAAAATTCTCTCACTTTTCCGCGATTTTATTGCTATTCCCTCTCCAATATGCTATAATGAGTACAAATACAGCTCCCGCGGAAAGGAGATACGGTCATGAAACTGAATTTTACCAAGCTTACACCAAGCCACGAAGATTTTCGCAAAGTCAAACAGCTCTATATGCGTGCTTTTCCCGATGAAGAACGTGCTCCGTTCCTCATGCTGGTGCTGAAAGCAAAGAAAAAGGGCGTGGACTTCTGGACAGTCCGATGCGACGGTCAGTGGGCAGGAATACTCTATATCGTCAGCCGCCGTGACCTGTCCTATATATTCTACCTTGCCGTATCCGAGGAGTGCCGCGGACAGGGCATCGGCAGCGCTATACTCAGGTCAGCCCGAAAGCTCTACAAGGGACGCAGGCTCTTCCTCGCCATTGAGGAGCTTGACAGGGACGCCGAAAACTACGCCGAGCGCATGAAGCGTCGGGGATTTTACCTCCGCAACGGCTTTACGGAGCTCCACAGGAAGCTCCGCGAGGGAAAAGTCACCTATGAGATACTTGGCACAGGCGGCGACGTAGAGGCAAAAGAATATGAGGAGCTTATGAAGAACTATGCGGGCAGCATACTCTCAAAGCTTTTTACCATGGAATTCGTAGACCAATAAAAAACAGCCATAAAGCAGTCAGTCTGCTTTATGGCTTTGATTTTTTATGCATCAGTTCTTGGAAGCCTGCTTGTACTTGCCGCTGCCTACGCTCTTTATGGTATCAGCGGTAAGGTCGTTGTCCTGTCCGAGCACGTAATAGGACTTCTTGACGTTCTCCTTGACCTGCTTTTCATAATCGCTCTTGTCAGTGAGTTCGCCGTTTACCTTGTAGATGACCTCCACATTCGGGTCCTGATTCTTGCTGTTCTCCGTATTTCCGTAGTTGAACAGCTCCGAGAACTTGTAATTGCCCTCAGTATCAAAAGAGTAAACGCTTCCTGCGGTATAGCTGGGGTTGTCAACAATGGATATGAGCTCCTTTGAGTCGGCTGCAAAGCCGATAGTGCCGTCTGTACCGAAAGAACCTACAGGCACCACGCAGCCGTTCCACGAGTATATATCAACATAGGGAGCATAGTGATAGGCGCCCGAAACGAAAAGCTCGGGGGTTTCATCGCCGTTTATATCATAGAGGGAGAAGTGGTTATCGTCGTTGGCTTTCTTGTACTTGAGGTAATCGTTAAGCACAGCCTCATAGCCCTTCTTCCAGTCTTCCATATTTCCGAGAGCCGCGTCTATAGTAGCGTCATCAAAGCCGAAGTCCAGCCCCATGCTCTTGATAACTCCCGAGATAAAATGATTGTAATCCTCATCGTACTTTTCATCGGTAACAGGAACTCCGTCCTCCTTTGCAGCTGTGGCTGAGCGCTGGAAGGAGCCTACATTAGCCATAACACCGCTCTTTATGCGGTAAAGCTGAACGTTCTGTACCTGTATATCATCGTGATAGCGGACAGTTGTGAGCAAGCTGCGGTCCATGACATATGAGAGCTGGTCACAGCCTGTGATAGGCTCAAATTCGGTATAAACGCTTTCGCTGAGAGTTTTTACAAGGAAGGTCTTGTCTCCGTAGCCGCCGTATGAGATTATCAGCTCGGGAACCTTGTCGTCGTTTACATCATAAACGCTAAAACGGGCATCCTCGCTGTAGTCCTTGGAATTTTTGAAATCCTCCAGAGCCGAGCGGTATATCTTGTCCCAGCTGACATTGGCAACACTGCTCATATCGGTCTTTTCGCCGTTTACGATTATTTCCGATGGATCGTTCTCCAGATTCGGGTCTGTGGGAGCATTATTGGCGGTAGTTCCCTCCTGTGAGCCGCTGCCTGTATCCCCCTCTGTGGTCACTGCTCCCGAATTATCGGAAGAGGCCGCGGGATCGGAGTTGCTGCTGCTTTTATTTTTTGATGAACAGCCGCATAAAAGTGCGGTGACACAAAGTATAGCCATGAGCTTTTTCATGATCTTACCTCCGTAATGAGATTGTCATAATATATCAAGCGTCCGAACACAGTTCGGGCAATAGCCGCCTGACGGCGGTTATTGAGTTCATATTAATTATATCACATATTTTCTCGGTTGTCATCACACTTATTGCGATTTTCGTCAATTTTTCATTTTTCTTCACTCCAGGCAGTTCCCTTTACGGCTCCCGCACTATATGGCTATTGACTTTAACTCAAAGGTGCGCTATACTTTTATAGTCTGTCCGTGACCGCAGAGCCACCGATTGAAACGGAATGAGTTCAAATACGTATATTTTGAGGATTTAAAGACTTTTTAAACTTTAAAATGCTATCATATTATCAGACCATAAACCTCAAGGAGAACAGCTATGTTTTTTAAAATGCTAAAAAGTGACCTAAAACGCAAAAGAGGTCTGAATGTGATTCTTTTCATATTCATCTCTGTAGCTTCAATACTTGTTTTTGCAGGCTCGGTGCAGATATTCTCCAACTTCACCCGTGAAAGATCTGCCAAGGAGCTTTGCAGGACCTCCGATACCCAGTTCTGGATAATGGAAGATGATTTCCGCGACGATGCCATAAGGAGCAAGCTTCAGGATATCCTTGACTCAGAGGAAAACATCACAGGCTGGAGCACATCGCCAATGACAAGGATATCGGAAACTGCAATAGAGTATCCGAACTGCGATCTGAACGAAAACCGCTATATGTACATGATGAAAATACAGGCTCTGATAACCATGCCCCTTGAGCACGACCTTGTCTATGACCTGAACGATGAACCTTTTTATGTGCCAAACGGGTGTATTGCAATACCTATCGAGGTACAGTCCACCGTGGGCGTCAGGGTCGGCGACAAGGTAAAATACACAGCATGTACAGGCGAGGTCTATGAGCTTGAGGTCTGCTGTATATTCAAGGACAACATGGACAACGGCATTGTAAGATACATCGTTTCCGATGCAGATTACAAAGTGCTTTCGGACAGCAGTAACCGTTCATATATTTCCTACAATCTGCAGACCAATGATGACTCGGACAACTGGCTGTCCAATTTCAAGGATAAACTGTTCGATCAGGATATCCCCATACTCAGTGTCACATATTCAAGAGGTCTCAACGACGATATCGTTCTCATGGAGATAATATCGGTACTGGTAGTCCTGATAAGCGTGTTCCTCATACTGATAATCTTTATGACTATCCGCTTCACAATAATCGCCGACCTTAAAGCTGAGGAAAAGGAAATCGGCATGATGAAGGCGCTGGGCGTGGATTCATTCAGCTTCCGGTGGCTCTTTGCCGCAAAATATATCGCATTCGCTATCCTCGGCGGCATTGTGGGCATTATAGCAGGACTGCCCGCAGCAGGCGCTTTCGTCAATATGTTCGGACCCGACTGCATTCTCCCCGAGCGCTGGGAGATGATACTCATAGGAGTACTTTCAGTCCTCGTTATAATCATAGTTATGATAGCTTTCTCACTGTTTGTAATGGGCAGGATAAAAAAGATCTCCGTTATCGACGCTATCCACGGCGAGAACCGCGGCGAGCGATTCAGCAAGCGCTTCCCCATGTTCCTGCACAGGAGAAAGAAAATGTCTGTGCCGTTTTTCGTAGCACTTACGGATATACTCATGCGCTTCAAGCGCTATATCTTCCTGCTGATATCATACTCTCTGGGAGCAGTTATAATACTTCTGGGATTCAATACCAGAAACAGCGTCATCAATACGAGGTATACACAGTACTGGCTGTATCACGGCTATGACTTCTCTCTGACCCTTTCCGACGAAATGGAAGACGAGATCAACGATGAATGCAAGAAAACAGGCATGATATATACAGAGGTGATAAACCAAAGACTGTCTGAGGCAGGCATCCCTGCACATATCGACACGATGTATGCAGGTGAGGGATACATGAAAAACGACGACAAGAATAAGTACTTTGATATATTCTGGAAAAAGGGCGAGCCCGAAAAAGTCACCTACCGCAAGGGCGGCTCCGCGCCGAGGCTTGCAAACGAAGCCGCAATGAGCGCATACACTGCCGCTAAGCTGGGTATAGACGTGGGCGACGTCATTAAGCTCACCATAAACGAAAAAAATGAGGACAAAACAGGCTACGTCGAGAACGAAAGAGAGATAGTAATAACAGCTCTTGTAGACTTCATGGAGGACGGGGATCCCATAATCATCATGGGCGACGAATACGATAACGGCTATACATGGTGGAGCACCTTTACAGGCTTTGTTATCGACGCCCCCGAAAGTGAAAAGCCTGCTGTCATAGCTCAGATGAAAGAGCTCTTCGGCGGGGACAATGTCAGGACAGGACTACAGGCTATGAGAAAACAGGTAGCTCGGTTCGATACGCTGTTCAAGCTGTTTGAATTCGTCATCGGCGGAGCTGTAGTCCTTGTGCTGATGCTCATAACCTACCTGTACATGAGCATTTTCGTGGCCGAGGAAGTCCCCGAGACGGCTCTGCTGAAAAGCCTCGGATTTCGCAATATCTCAATTAAGGCATGGTATCTGCTGAGAATGATAATACTTCTCGCCGTCTCAATAGCTCTCGGAGAGCTTTATCTGTGGACGGGGGGCTCCTTATTATTCGGCAGCTTCATGACGCAGTACGAGGTAACGGGAATGAAGCTGTATTTCGAGTTTCCCGTAA
Coding sequences:
- a CDS encoding GNAT family N-acetyltransferase — its product is MKLNFTKLTPSHEDFRKVKQLYMRAFPDEERAPFLMLVLKAKKKGVDFWTVRCDGQWAGILYIVSRRDLSYIFYLAVSEECRGQGIGSAILRSARKLYKGRRLFLAIEELDRDAENYAERMKRRGFYLRNGFTELHRKLREGKVTYEILGTGGDVEAKEYEELMKNYAGSILSKLFTMEFVDQ
- a CDS encoding ABC transporter permease gives rise to the protein MFFKMLKSDLKRKRGLNVILFIFISVASILVFAGSVQIFSNFTRERSAKELCRTSDTQFWIMEDDFRDDAIRSKLQDILDSEENITGWSTSPMTRISETAIEYPNCDLNENRYMYMMKIQALITMPLEHDLVYDLNDEPFYVPNGCIAIPIEVQSTVGVRVGDKVKYTACTGEVYELEVCCIFKDNMDNGIVRYIVSDADYKVLSDSSNRSYISYNLQTNDDSDNWLSNFKDKLFDQDIPILSVTYSRGLNDDIVLMEIISVLVVLISVFLILIIFMTIRFTIIADLKAEEKEIGMMKALGVDSFSFRWLFAAKYIAFAILGGIVGIIAGLPAAGAFVNMFGPDCILPERWEMILIGVLSVLVIIIVMIAFSLFVMGRIKKISVIDAIHGENRGERFSKRFPMFLHRRKKMSVPFFVALTDILMRFKRYIFLLISYSLGAVIILLGFNTRNSVINTRYTQYWLYHGYDFSLTLSDEMEDEINDECKKTGMIYTEVINQRLSEAGIPAHIDTMYAGEGYMKNDDKNKYFDIFWKKGEPEKVTYRKGGSAPRLANEAAMSAYTAAKLGIDVGDVIKLTINEKNEDKTGYVENEREIVITALVDFMEDGDPIIIMGDEYDNGYTWWSTFTGFVIDAPESEKPAVIAQMKELFGGDNVRTGLQAMRKQVARFDTLFKLFEFVIGGAVVLVLMLITYLYMSIFVAEEVPETALLKSLGFRNISIKAWYLLRMIILLAVSIALGELYLWTGGSLLFGSFMTQYEVTGMKLYFEFPVSFIVIPLIITAAVLFTAIINLRSIKNIGIWKISEE